From the Daphnia magna isolate NIES linkage group LG3, ASM2063170v1.1, whole genome shotgun sequence genome, one window contains:
- the LOC116934526 gene encoding protein arginine N-methyltransferase 7 encodes MFYRKFPFKTSKFCRTKFRFEQPRSYKMSHNAILVQKFNPGTGSLEWDLQAESYDYTQEIARSGFADMLHDEERNLKYNLALNKALNILRIKGKVPRVLDIGTGTGLLAMMAVKANASAVFACETFQPMVKCSTEVIAHNGFADSIKIIPKRSTEITVGPQKDMEDKANVLITEVFDTELIGEGAIGTFNHANQQLLSEDSVVIPARATIYVQLIESHLVTSWNRSMPINLGGDFIYPPSKVSCCPGNGAVHDIQLAQLKEAHFKALSDPIPIFNFDWNSKVPIPVEDTNTVNFVAKCSGKAHAMLMWWTLDMDMAGEIVLSCAPPWAHPEGNELPWRDHWMQAIYYFPNDITIKSEGERLHLTGYHDEYSLWFGLQTETPPSVTLPRPFCDCSVHLACSRPRLGQLNDNDRNQKYIRVLEKVISSDTVCLTLGDCCLLGLIVAKLGARKVYAAERNPHCRRVLEAWVKRNDLEEQVTILDGDLEKRKLDLKVNLVLGEPVFESSVLPWHNLYFARWKNNVQHLLADGVTKILPGKAYLYAMAVEMKDLWKIRAPVRSTQGIDLSVFDNLIESAIDTSDSQVEPHPLWEYPTRALSPAIQLMMLDLTTLSLMTKEIPEVEGKVNLPVTGTVNGVALWIDWQLDEATVISGGPTAPVTLGQNVQWDMHSKQAVYFIKDPVSLQTEDRSLSYQINFVPDTYEYKFKFSIL; translated from the exons ATGTTTTACAGGAAGTTTCCGTTTAAAACCTCTAAATTTTGTAGAACAAAATTTCGTTTCGAACAGCCACGTAGTTATAAAATGAGCCATAACGCTATTCTTGTGCAGAAGTTTAATCCAGGTACAGGAAGTTTGGAATGGGATTTACAAGCTGAGAGCTATGACTACACTCAAGAGATCGCCCGTTCTGGATTTGCCGATATGTTGCACGACGAAGAAAGG AATTTGAAATACAATTTAGCTTTGAACAAAGCCCTAAACATACTCAGGATTAAGGGAAAAGTTCCTCGAGTACTGGATATTGGCACTGGTACTGGGCTTCTTGCAATGATGGCCGTTAAGGCCAATGCATCTGCCGTCTTTGCTTGCGAA ACATTCCAGCCCATGGTGAAATGTTCAACTGAAGTTATTGCACATAATGGTTTTGCCGattcaattaaaataattcCAAAAAGGTCAACTGAAATCACAGTTGGCCCTCAGAAAGACATGGAAGACAAAGCCAATGTTCTAATAACAGAAGTGTTTGACACAGAGCTGATTGGGGAAGGTGCCATTGGAACTTTCAACCATGCAAATCAACAATTACTCTCA GAAGATTCAGTTGTCATCCCTGCCCGAGCTACAATTTATGTTCAGTTAATTGAATCCCACCTAGTGACATCATGGAACAGGTCCATGCCAATAAATCTTGGTGGTGACTTCATATATCCACCTTCGAAAGTTTCCTGTTGTCCTGGGAATGGAGCAGTGCATGATATTCAACTTGCCCAACTCAAAGAGGCCCACTTCAAAGCCCTTTCAGACCCCATTCCTATCTTCAA CTTCGATTGGAACAGTAAAGTGCCGATTCCTGTTGAAGACACAAACACAGTGAATTTTGTTGCGAAATGCAGTGGGAAGGCTCACGCCATGCTAATGTGGTGGACCTTGGACATGGATATGGCAGGCGAAATAGTCTTAAGTTGCGCGCCTCCTTGGGCACATCCAGAAG GAAACGAATTACCATGGAGGGATCATTGGATGCAAGCCATTTATTACTTTCCAAATGATATTACTATCAAATCAGAAGGCGAGAGATTACACCTGACTGGTTACCATGACGAATATAGCCTTTGGTTTGGATTACAGACGGAAACGCCCCCCTCCGTTACTTTACCACGTCCATTCTGTGATTGCTCTGTTCATCTTGCTTGTAGCCGTCCCCGCTTAGGACAGCTAAACGATAACGATCGCAACCAGAAATACATCAGGGTGTTGGAAAAAGTGATCAGCTCTGATACAGTATGCCTGACACTGGGTGATTGCTGTTTGTTAGGATTAATAGTGGCCAAGTTAGGAGCGCGGAAAGTCTATGCTGCCGAAAGAAATCCCCATTGCCGTCGAGTATTGGAGGCTTGGGTTAAAAGAAATGACCTAGAAGAACAAGTAACCATCCTAGATGGAGATcttgaaaagagaaaactcGACTTAAAG GTAAATCTGGTGTTGGGAGAGCCAGTTTTCGAGAGCTCTGTGCTACCATGGCACAACCTTTACTTCGCGCGTTGGAAAAACAACGTGCAACACTTATTGGCAGATGGCGTGACAAAAATTTTACCTGGCAAGGCGTACCTTTACGCCATGGCCGTCGAGATGAAAGATTTATGGAAAATCAGGGCACCGGTACGCTCCACTCAAGGAATTGATCTGTCAGTTTTTGATAACCTGATTGAG AGTGCTATAGATACCAGCGATTCTCAAGTTGAGCCTCATCCTCTGTGGGAATATCCCACTCGCGCGCTAAGTCCAGCTATTCAACTAATGATGCTAGATTTGACGACACTTTCCCTAATGACCAAAGAAATTCCTGAAGTGGAAGGTAAGGTCAACTTACCAGTCACTGGCACTGTTAATGGCGTAGCACTGTGGATCGATTGGCAATTGGACGAGGCAACTGTAATTAGTGGTGGGCCGACTGCTCCTGTCACGCTTGGCCAAAACGTTCAGTGGGACATGCACTCCAAACAAGCAGTTTACTTCATTAAAGATCCTGTTAGTTTGCAGACAGAAGACAGAAGTTTAAGTTACCAAATCAATTTTGTTCCCGATACTTACGAAtacaaattcaaattttcaattttgtaa